In Desulfotignum phosphitoxidans DSM 13687, the genomic stretch GGGAATTTAACCGGAAAAGCCTTGAAATGGAAGGAAAAAACCTGGAAGAGGTAAAGGGCAGAAGCCTTTTTGACCTGAGGCCCAATATTGACGAATACGGATTGATTCCCGTCATGAAAAAAGTATGGGAAACCGGTATTTCTGAGTATTTCCCAACCAAGATATACCAGGATGAGAAATTTTCAAATTATTATGAAAATCATATTTTCAGATTACCCTCAGGGCAGGTAGTGACCATCTATAATGATGTCACCGATCAAAAAAATCAGGAAAAAGATCTGCAGGAAAGTGAAAAAAAATATCGTGTCCTTTTTGACACTTTTCCTTTGGGAATAACCGTTTCGGATCAATTCGGAAATATCGTTGAATCCAATGCCGTATCTGAAAAATTGCTCGGATTACTTAAAACGGAACACGAAACCCGGACCATTGACGAGCCGACATGGCGGATCATCCGCCCTGATGGAACACCGATGCCGGCGGCAGAATATGCCAGTGTGAGGGCTTTGAAAGAAAAACGGCAGATTGAAAATGTTGAAATGGGTATAGTGAAAGCCGATAATGAAATCACCTGGATTAATGTATCGGCAGCCCCACTGCATCTTGAAAAATATGGTGTGGTTGTTACCTATGGGGACATCACCGAGCGTAAGCGGATGGAAGATGCACTTCGAGAGAGCGAAGAAAAAATTCAAGCGCTGTTTTCTGCCATGACGGAAATGGTGGTTGTGCACGAACTCATGTTTGATGAAAATGGCATGCCCTGCAATTACCGAATCCTGGATTGCAATCAGGCTTTCACCTCAATAACCGGTATCAAGAAGGAAACAGCTGTCGGCAAAACAGCCACCCAGGTATATAATACCGATTCAGCTCCGTACCTGGATGTGTTTGCCAAAGTTGCTCTGTCGGGTGAACCGGCTGAATTTGTTACTTACTATGCCTCCATGGATAAACATTTTCTTGTTTCAGTAGTTTCGCCCCGAAAGAATTTTTTTGCCACGATTACTTCTGATATCACTGAAATCAGGAGGGCCGAAGCGGAACGTGAAAAACTTCAGACCCAGCTCTCCCAAGCCCATAAAATGGAGTCTGTGGGCCGTCTGGCCGGTGGAGTAGCCCATGACTTCAACAACATGTTGGGGGTGATCCTGGGACATACTGAACTGGCATTGTTGCAGGCAGATGAAAATCACGATCTGTATTCAGACCTGATAGAAATTCAAAAAGCAGCGAAGCGTTCGGCAAATACCACAAAGCAGCTGTTGGCTTTTGCCAGAAAAGATATCATCTCTCCCAGACAGCTGGATTTGAATGATATTGTGGAAAGTATGCTCAATATGCTGCGCCGGCTCATCGGTGAAGACATTGATCTGGTATGGCGGCCGTCTGCTCATCTGTGGCCGGTGAAAATGGACCCGTCCCAGATAGACCAGATCCTGGTCAATCTGTGTGTGAATGCCAGGGATGCCATCGAAGGGGTGGGAAAACTCACCATTGAAACCGGGCGGCATACCTTTGATACGGAATACTGCAACGCACATCCGGGCTTTAATCCCGGTGATTTTGTTCTTCTGGCGGTCAGTGACAATGGCCGTGGCATGGATAAGGACACCCTGGACAATCTGTTCGAGCCGTTTTTCACCACCAAGGAGACGGGCAAAGGCACCGGTCTGGGCCTTGCCACCGTATATGGCATTGTCCAGCAGAACAACGGCTTCATCAATGTATACAGCGAGCTCGGCAAGGGGACCACTTTCAAAATCTACCTGTCCCGGTTTCTTGCCGATGAAAACTTTGACAAGGCTGTTCCTGAGAAAAAAGCAGCCGCCGGGGGGACTGAAACCATTCTGCTGGTGGAAGATGAACCTTCTATTCTCAGGATGACCCGAATGATGCTGGAAAGGAAAGGCTATAGTGTGCTGTCCGCATCCTCACCCTTGGAGGCCGTGGAAAAAGCAACAAACCATTCCGGCACCATTGAACTGCTTATGACCGATGTGGTCATGCCGGAGATGAATGGCCGGGACCTGGCAGGGAAAATCACTGATCTTTACCCTGATATCCAGTTTTTGTTCATGTCCGGGTATACTGCCAATGTCATTGCCCATCATGGGGTGTTGGATGACGGGGTGGCATTTATTCAGAAGCCGTTTTCCATGGCGGATATGACAGAAAAGGTGCGGGAAGTTTTGGATATGGCCCGGGATAAAAATTAAGGTTTATTATCCGAAAGATAAGTATTCACGGCCCTGAAAAATCAAGGATACCATTTCGATAATTGATATTTTTTCAAAAAACCATCGTCCACATCGTCAATCGTCGAATTTTCAGCGGGCGGGCCACAAAAGCCTCATCCATAAACCTTTGATCCAGTCCATGAGCATAGGATAAACCATAGCCCCACCCCCAGCACCTCCTTCAAAAAGACAAGGGTCAAAAAAAACAGACCATCATAGAAGAGAGATACTGGGAATGGGACTATGGGATTAGCATTGAATTACGGGTATTGCTTGGATGAGCACGGCACTTTAACG encodes the following:
- a CDS encoding PAS domain S-box protein, whose translation is MKYRLQDLIDIEHFQNLQDRLNKIYSFPSSIIDKDGNILTATAWQDVCAKFHRKNKETEQLCIKSDQYISDHIHEAKPSISYRCPHGLMDNATPIIIDGIHYGNFFTGQFFLEKPDLKFFKTQAQKYGFDEDAYIAAVKKVPIWTREQLENYLYFIKGLIAVISESGMKRLKEIEQRKQIQKSEKRYRSILKAAIDGYWLTDTNGRLLEVNDAYCSMSGYNEDELLNMQISELEFVETPEIVAEHMQAVVMKGSDRFETKHRRKDGTVFDVEVSIQFRPEDGGQCVCFLRDIADRKRTEKALKESEERYNLAMDASRDGVYEWDLETRKIYYSPGWKRMLGYEPDELPDDFSVWEKLTKPEDVEKSWQMMKELIEGKRDRFELEFEMRHKNGHWVHILSRLNIYKDATGEWVRVVGTHVDITDRIEQREALRLSESRYRKAQELGKVGNWEYNLKTAEFWSSDEIKKIFGFDPNLISFSTEDMESCIIERERVRQAMVDLIENGKPYHLEYDIIAKNTGKRKTIVSIAEIETDEALNPVKISGVIHDITERKQANENLKKSDARHGKMLANIGDVIVIIDQNGINRYKSPNIEKLFGWKPEEVVGESTWDNVHPDDIEPTRKFFEKMMHKPDVIGTMECRYRCKDGSYKWIEFTGINLFHDPDIQGLLGNYQDITERKQAEKRLIKNEALFRGLFDNMTSGSAVYEVTNDGSKGTDYIIREFNRKSLEMEGKNLEEVKGRSLFDLRPNIDEYGLIPVMKKVWETGISEYFPTKIYQDEKFSNYYENHIFRLPSGQVVTIYNDVTDQKNQEKDLQESEKKYRVLFDTFPLGITVSDQFGNIVESNAVSEKLLGLLKTEHETRTIDEPTWRIIRPDGTPMPAAEYASVRALKEKRQIENVEMGIVKADNEITWINVSAAPLHLEKYGVVVTYGDITERKRMEDALRESEEKIQALFSAMTEMVVVHELMFDENGMPCNYRILDCNQAFTSITGIKKETAVGKTATQVYNTDSAPYLDVFAKVALSGEPAEFVTYYASMDKHFLVSVVSPRKNFFATITSDITEIRRAEAEREKLQTQLSQAHKMESVGRLAGGVAHDFNNMLGVILGHTELALLQADENHDLYSDLIEIQKAAKRSANTTKQLLAFARKDIISPRQLDLNDIVESMLNMLRRLIGEDIDLVWRPSAHLWPVKMDPSQIDQILVNLCVNARDAIEGVGKLTIETGRHTFDTEYCNAHPGFNPGDFVLLAVSDNGRGMDKDTLDNLFEPFFTTKETGKGTGLGLATVYGIVQQNNGFINVYSELGKGTTFKIYLSRFLADENFDKAVPEKKAAAGGTETILLVEDEPSILRMTRMMLERKGYSVLSASSPLEAVEKATNHSGTIELLMTDVVMPEMNGRDLAGKITDLYPDIQFLFMSGYTANVIAHHGVLDDGVAFIQKPFSMADMTEKVREVLDMARDKN